A stretch of Myceligenerans xiligouense DNA encodes these proteins:
- the rapZ gene encoding RNase adapter RapZ, with translation MNEPSPTTAPSGIAAIDADAPPAPADPQPEVLIITGMSGAGRSQAAAVVEDLGWYVVDNLPPMMLVPLVDLMSKGSTIDSVAAVVDVRGREFFSELDKVLAHMSEHDVAYRILFLEASDEVLVRRFEQVRRPHPLQGDGRILDGITAERSLLASIKERSDIAIDTSDLSVHDLSREIRRSIADPAQEALRITLLSFGFKYGIPLDADHVVDVRFLANPYWITELRHLTGHDAPVRDYVLARPGAVEFVDRYASALEPVLTGYLEEEKRYATIAVGCTGGKHRSVAMADAIAERLRAAGHRVRVSARDLGRE, from the coding sequence ATGAATGAACCGTCCCCGACGACCGCACCGTCGGGCATCGCGGCGATCGATGCGGACGCGCCGCCCGCGCCCGCCGATCCGCAGCCCGAGGTCCTCATCATTACCGGCATGTCCGGTGCCGGGCGATCGCAGGCCGCCGCCGTGGTGGAGGATCTCGGCTGGTACGTGGTGGACAATCTGCCGCCGATGATGCTCGTCCCGCTGGTGGACCTGATGAGCAAGGGGTCGACGATCGATTCCGTCGCGGCGGTCGTCGACGTGCGTGGCCGGGAGTTCTTCAGCGAGCTCGACAAGGTGCTCGCGCACATGAGCGAGCACGACGTCGCCTACCGCATCCTGTTCCTCGAGGCGTCGGACGAGGTGCTGGTGCGGCGTTTCGAGCAGGTCCGTCGCCCGCACCCGCTGCAGGGCGACGGCCGGATCCTGGACGGGATCACGGCCGAGCGCTCGCTCCTGGCCAGCATCAAGGAACGTTCCGACATCGCCATCGACACCTCTGACCTGTCCGTGCACGACCTGTCCCGCGAGATCCGGCGGTCGATCGCCGATCCCGCTCAGGAGGCGCTGCGGATCACGCTGCTGTCGTTCGGGTTCAAGTACGGCATCCCCCTGGACGCGGACCACGTGGTGGACGTACGGTTCCTGGCCAACCCCTACTGGATCACCGAGCTGCGACACCTGACCGGCCACGATGCTCCGGTGCGGGACTATGTGCTCGCCCGGCCCGGTGCGGTCGAGTTCGTGGACCGGTACGCGTCGGCCCTCGAGCCCGTCCTCACGGGGTACCTCGAGGAGGAGAAGCGCTACGCCACGATCGCCGTGGGCTGCACGGGCGGCAAGCACCGCTCGGTCGCGATGGCCGATGCCATCGCGGAGCGCCTGCGTGCCGCCGGGCATCGCGTGCGGGTCTCTGCACGCGATCTCGGACGTGAGTAG
- a CDS encoding gluconeogenesis factor YvcK family protein, translating into MRPEWSKNPAVVALGGGHGLSASLSALRLMSDRLTAVVTVADDGGSSGRLRDELSVLPPGDLRMALAALCDDSEWGRTWSAMLQHRFRSDGDLDNHAVGNLLIVALWELLGDPVAGLDWVGKLLGARGRVLPMASVPLVVEADVRREPRETGPGRPAMETVVGQSRVAVTDGRIEQLRLVPSDPPASREAVEAVMEADWVVLGPGSWYSSVLVHLLVPDLARALHDTTARRCVTLNLSTDGGETAGLTAVDHLEALHKHAPGLRIDAVVADPSAVEDVSELQEAAGRMGAGLLMRQVRRGDGTARHDALRLAAAYRDVFEDVFGDV; encoded by the coding sequence ATGAGGCCAGAGTGGAGCAAGAACCCGGCCGTCGTGGCACTCGGGGGAGGGCATGGCCTGTCGGCCTCGCTGTCCGCCCTGCGGCTCATGTCCGACCGGCTGACCGCCGTCGTCACGGTGGCCGACGACGGCGGGTCCTCCGGGCGGCTGCGCGACGAGCTCTCGGTGCTGCCGCCGGGAGATCTGCGCATGGCGCTCGCCGCGCTGTGCGACGACTCCGAGTGGGGCCGGACATGGAGTGCGATGCTGCAGCACCGGTTCCGGTCCGACGGTGACCTCGACAACCACGCGGTGGGCAATCTGCTCATCGTGGCGCTGTGGGAGCTGCTGGGCGACCCGGTCGCCGGGTTGGACTGGGTGGGCAAGCTGCTCGGCGCGCGGGGGCGGGTGCTGCCGATGGCCTCGGTGCCGCTCGTGGTCGAGGCGGACGTGCGGCGGGAGCCGCGCGAGACCGGGCCCGGCCGGCCCGCGATGGAGACCGTGGTGGGGCAGAGCCGGGTCGCGGTGACGGACGGGCGCATCGAGCAGTTGCGGCTGGTGCCCTCGGACCCGCCGGCGAGCAGGGAGGCGGTCGAGGCGGTGATGGAGGCGGACTGGGTGGTGCTGGGGCCGGGGTCCTGGTATTCGTCGGTGCTGGTCCATCTTCTGGTGCCGGACCTCGCGCGGGCGCTGCACGACACGACGGCACGCAGGTGCGTGACGCTCAACCTGTCGACGGACGGCGGGGAGACGGCGGGGCTGACCGCCGTCGACCACCTCGAGGCGCTGCACAAGCACGCTCCCGGCTTGCGGATCGACGCCGTGGTGGCGGATCCGTCGGCGGTCGAGGACGTGTCCGAGCTGCAGGAGGCCGCCGGGCGGATGGGTGCCGGGCTGCTGATGCGGCAGGTGCGGCGCGGGGACGGTACGGCCCGGCACGACGCGCTGCGGCTGGCGGCGGCGTACCGTGACGTGTTCGAGGACGTCTTCGGCGACGTCTGA
- the whiA gene encoding DNA-binding protein WhiA, which translates to MALTGQVKEELARVRVAKTSCRKAEVSATLRFSGGLHIISGRVVIEAELDNESGATRLRQAIHELYGHTSELIVVQAGGIRKSSRFVVRVVRDGESLARQTGLLDARGRPVRGLAPEVVSSGVAEAESVWRGAFLAHGSLTEPGRSMSLEVTSPGPEAALALVGAARRLGVSAKSREVRGIDRVVVRDGDAIATMLRRIGAPETLKVWEERRARREVRGTANRLANFDDANLRRSARAAVAAGARVQRAFEILGDEVPDHLRQAGELRLAHKQASLEELGRLADPQLSKDAVAGRIRRLLSTADKRAAELGIPDTEAGLSPDLLDI; encoded by the coding sequence ATGGCGCTCACGGGACAGGTCAAGGAGGAGCTCGCACGCGTGCGGGTGGCGAAGACGTCGTGCCGCAAGGCCGAGGTGTCCGCGACGCTGCGGTTCTCCGGTGGGCTGCACATCATCTCGGGGCGCGTGGTGATCGAGGCCGAGCTCGACAACGAGTCGGGCGCCACCAGGCTGCGCCAGGCGATCCACGAGCTCTACGGGCACACCAGCGAGCTGATCGTGGTCCAGGCGGGCGGCATCCGGAAGTCCTCGCGGTTCGTGGTCCGGGTGGTGCGCGACGGCGAGTCGCTGGCCCGGCAGACGGGTCTGCTCGACGCCCGCGGTCGGCCGGTGCGCGGGCTGGCGCCGGAGGTGGTGTCGTCGGGCGTGGCCGAGGCCGAGTCGGTGTGGCGGGGCGCGTTCCTGGCCCACGGGTCACTGACCGAGCCGGGACGGTCGATGTCGCTGGAGGTCACCAGCCCGGGTCCGGAGGCGGCCCTGGCGCTGGTCGGCGCGGCACGGCGGCTGGGCGTGTCGGCCAAGTCGCGGGAGGTACGGGGCATCGACCGGGTGGTGGTGCGGGACGGCGACGCGATCGCCACGATGCTGCGCCGGATCGGTGCGCCCGAGACGCTGAAGGTGTGGGAGGAGCGGCGTGCGCGGCGCGAGGTGCGAGGCACGGCGAACCGCCTGGCGAACTTCGACGACGCCAACCTGCGCCGCTCGGCGCGGGCGGCGGTCGCGGCCGGGGCGCGCGTGCAGCGGGCGTTCGAGATCCTGGGCGACGAGGTGCCGGACCACCTGAGGCAGGCCGGTGAGCTCCGGCTCGCGCACAAGCAGGCGTCCCTCGAGGAGCTCGGCCGGCTCGCCGATCCGCAGCTGTCCAAGGACGCGGTGGCGGGGCGGATCCGGCGGCTGCTGTCGACCGCGGACAAGCGCGCGGCGGAGCTCGGCATCCCGGACACGGAAGCGGGCCTGAGCCCGGATCTGCTCGACATCTGA
- a CDS encoding UbiA family prenyltransferase: MMSGTETRRLAGGLVLASHPVPAAVVTGLAAALAVALGSDGVTVALVTLVVGTGQLSIGWSNDWIDAARDVAVGRTDKPVVAGLVTAPALRAAAVGALAVCVAVSLALGLVPAMVHLAAVGGGWAYNARLKATVWSWLPYALSFGLLMVFVVLAAPGTRVPAGWAVAAAALLGVGAHVANTLPDLEDDASTGVRGMPHRLGRRVAGVLAPCLLVCAAVVVVVGPAGAPGPVAWTGGAVAVGLALAAGAMAVARPRSRAPFGLGMAVAVVCVALLAAATADIAVPG; this comes from the coding sequence ATGATGTCCGGCACGGAAACCCGCCGTCTGGCCGGTGGTCTGGTCCTCGCGAGCCACCCGGTCCCGGCCGCCGTCGTGACCGGTCTGGCCGCCGCGCTCGCCGTGGCCCTGGGGTCCGACGGGGTCACGGTCGCCCTGGTCACCCTGGTGGTCGGCACCGGCCAGCTCTCGATCGGCTGGTCCAACGACTGGATCGACGCCGCGCGCGACGTCGCCGTCGGGCGCACCGACAAACCGGTGGTCGCCGGGCTCGTCACCGCTCCCGCCCTCCGCGCGGCCGCCGTCGGGGCGCTCGCCGTGTGCGTCGCCGTGTCACTGGCCCTGGGCCTGGTTCCCGCGATGGTGCACCTCGCCGCGGTGGGCGGCGGGTGGGCGTACAACGCCCGGCTCAAGGCGACCGTGTGGTCGTGGCTGCCCTATGCGCTGTCGTTCGGGCTGCTGATGGTCTTCGTCGTGCTCGCCGCGCCGGGGACGCGCGTCCCGGCGGGCTGGGCGGTGGCCGCGGCGGCCCTGCTGGGTGTCGGGGCGCATGTCGCGAACACGCTGCCGGACCTGGAGGACGACGCGTCGACGGGCGTGCGGGGCATGCCGCACCGGCTCGGCCGGCGTGTGGCCGGGGTGCTCGCCCCGTGTCTCCTGGTCTGCGCGGCCGTCGTGGTGGTCGTCGGCCCGGCCGGCGCGCCGGGGCCCGTGGCCTGGACGGGTGGTGCGGTCGCCGTCGGCCTCGCCCTCGCGGCGGGTGCCATGGCGGTCGCCAGACCGCGCAGCCGTGCGCCGTTCGGTCTCGGTATGGCCGTGGCCGTCGTGTGCGTCGCGCTCCTGGCGGCCGCGACCGCCGACATCGCGGTGCCTGGCTGA
- a CDS encoding type III polyketide synthase, whose amino-acid sequence MSCVVAVEPVLPEHEYAQGAITDAVGPLVARDPARHGLLRRLHGSAGVGHRHLVLPLEEYADLRSLGATNEVFIREGAALAERASRRALTAAGLEPGDVDHVFATSVTGIAAPSLDVLLSERLGLRSDVRRTPSFGLGCAGGAGGLARVHDHLLGHPGDVALLVSVELCSLTLQHDDDSMANMVASGLFGDGAAAVVVVGERHPLARTSPAPAVRRPTGGRRRRTARVVDTRSRLYPGTTGALGWEVRDTGFAIVLSAGLPDLLCAHLPADVKGLLADHGLTPAEVPTWVVHAGGPRVIDAVRDSLELPEAAVRESRASLACAGNLSSSSVLDVLARTLARSDAAAGSPAVLMAFGPGVACELVLLRLEGR is encoded by the coding sequence ATGTCATGTGTCGTCGCGGTCGAGCCGGTGCTGCCCGAGCACGAGTACGCCCAGGGGGCGATCACCGACGCCGTGGGGCCGCTGGTGGCACGCGACCCGGCACGCCACGGGCTGCTGCGCCGCCTGCACGGAAGCGCGGGCGTGGGCCATCGTCATCTGGTGCTGCCGCTGGAGGAGTACGCGGACCTGCGCTCGCTGGGTGCCACGAACGAGGTGTTCATCCGTGAGGGGGCCGCGCTGGCCGAGCGTGCGAGCCGGCGTGCGCTCACCGCTGCCGGGCTCGAGCCGGGGGACGTCGACCACGTGTTCGCCACCTCGGTGACCGGCATTGCGGCGCCCTCGCTGGACGTGCTGCTGTCCGAGCGGCTGGGGCTGCGCAGCGACGTGCGGCGCACGCCGTCGTTCGGCCTGGGCTGCGCGGGCGGCGCGGGCGGGCTGGCGCGCGTGCACGACCATCTGCTGGGCCACCCGGGCGACGTGGCCCTGCTGGTGTCCGTCGAGCTGTGCTCGCTGACCCTGCAGCACGACGACGACTCCATGGCCAACATGGTGGCCTCGGGGCTGTTCGGCGACGGCGCGGCAGCCGTCGTCGTCGTCGGCGAGAGGCATCCGCTGGCGCGGACGTCGCCGGCACCCGCGGTGCGCCGTCCGACCGGTGGCCGACGGCGGCGCACGGCCCGCGTGGTCGACACCCGCTCACGGCTCTACCCCGGGACCACCGGCGCGCTCGGGTGGGAGGTGCGTGACACCGGGTTCGCGATCGTGCTCTCCGCCGGACTGCCGGACCTGTTGTGCGCGCACCTGCCCGCCGACGTGAAGGGCCTGCTCGCCGACCACGGCCTGACACCGGCCGAGGTGCCGACGTGGGTGGTGCACGCGGGCGGGCCCCGGGTGATCGACGCCGTGCGGGACTCCCTCGAACTGCCCGAGGCCGCCGTGCGCGAGAGCCGCGCGAGCCTCGCGTGCGCGGGCAACCTGTCGTCGTCGTCCGTGCTCGACGTCCTGGCCAGGACGCTCGCGCGGTCCGACGCCGCAGCAGGCTCGCCCGCGGTGCTCATGGCGTTCGGTCCGGGCGTCGCGTGCGAACTGGTGCTCCTGCGACTGGAGGGACGTTGA
- a CDS encoding isoprenylcysteine carboxyl methyltransferase family protein — MLGFYVALVAATGVERLAELVVSARNARWSFDRGGVESGAGHFPAMVALHSGLLVACVVEAVVAGRPFLPWLGVPMFLLVLAGQALRWWCVATLGHRWNTRIIVVPGLPLVSAGPYRWMRHPNYVAVVVEGIALPLVHTCWITALVFTVLNAVLLVRYRIPAEERALQPAVDGLR; from the coding sequence ATGCTGGGGTTCTATGTGGCGCTGGTGGCCGCCACGGGGGTCGAACGTCTGGCCGAGCTCGTCGTGTCGGCCCGCAACGCGCGGTGGTCCTTCGACCGTGGCGGCGTCGAGTCCGGCGCGGGGCACTTCCCGGCGATGGTGGCCCTGCACAGCGGCTTGCTGGTCGCGTGCGTCGTGGAGGCCGTCGTCGCCGGACGGCCTTTCCTCCCCTGGCTCGGCGTGCCGATGTTCCTCCTGGTGCTGGCCGGACAGGCGCTGCGGTGGTGGTGCGTGGCCACCCTGGGACACCGCTGGAACACCCGGATCATCGTGGTCCCGGGGCTGCCGCTGGTGTCCGCGGGCCCCTACCGGTGGATGCGCCACCCCAACTACGTGGCCGTGGTGGTCGAGGGCATCGCGCTCCCGCTGGTCCACACCTGCTGGATCACGGCCCTCGTGTTCACCGTGCTGAACGCGGTCCTGCTGGTCCGGTACCGCATCCCGGCCGAGGAGCGGGCGCTCCAGCCGGCCGTCGACGGGCTGCGGTGA
- a CDS encoding NAD(P)/FAD-dependent oxidoreductase — MRQGDRDTDVVVVGAGPVGLAAAIRARAAGLDVLIVDRRTGDFDKACGEGLFPGALRAVQALGADPPGYPLAGISYRSRGRRADHRFTDGPGRGVRRTALHAALRSRAADAGATLLHARVTTLRQDAAGVEVGVVPGGRTHGRGQSGAPITLRAGWVLGCDGLHSTARRLAGLDAGEGPRTGRERHRYGLRRHFQVPPWSDLVEVHWSAHTEAYVTPVGADTVGVALLGSRGEMSSGAGFDLLLRSQFPELGTLLAGAPAAGPLLGAGPLRCRSRRRSAGRLRLVGDASGYVDALTGEGVSVGLAQADAVIRHLDDPAGYERAWRRVTRDYRALTTGLLAWASSPARGAIVPAASHVPWLYGTVVERLAR, encoded by the coding sequence GTGCGCCAAGGCGACAGGGACACCGACGTCGTCGTGGTCGGCGCCGGGCCGGTGGGGCTGGCGGCCGCGATCCGGGCCCGGGCCGCGGGACTCGACGTGCTGATCGTGGACCGCCGCACCGGCGACTTCGACAAGGCGTGCGGTGAAGGACTCTTCCCCGGTGCTCTCCGGGCCGTCCAGGCGCTCGGTGCCGACCCGCCCGGGTATCCGCTCGCCGGGATCAGCTACCGGTCTCGTGGCCGGCGCGCCGACCACCGGTTCACCGACGGGCCCGGGCGGGGCGTGCGGCGTACCGCGTTGCACGCCGCCCTGCGGTCGCGCGCCGCCGACGCCGGGGCCACGCTCCTGCACGCCAGGGTCACGACCCTGCGGCAGGACGCCGCCGGCGTCGAGGTCGGCGTCGTGCCCGGCGGGCGCACGCACGGCAGGGGACAGAGCGGCGCACCGATCACCCTCCGCGCGGGCTGGGTGCTCGGTTGCGACGGGCTGCACTCCACCGCCCGCCGGCTGGCAGGTCTCGACGCCGGTGAGGGGCCGCGCACCGGCCGGGAACGCCACCGGTACGGTCTGCGCCGGCACTTCCAGGTGCCCCCGTGGTCCGACCTCGTCGAGGTGCACTGGTCTGCGCACACCGAGGCGTACGTGACACCCGTCGGGGCCGACACCGTCGGGGTCGCGCTGCTCGGTTCCCGGGGGGAGATGAGTTCCGGGGCGGGCTTCGACCTGCTGCTACGCTCGCAGTTCCCGGAGCTCGGCACGCTGCTGGCCGGTGCGCCGGCCGCCGGCCCGCTGCTCGGCGCGGGGCCGCTGCGCTGCCGGTCGCGGCGGCGCTCCGCGGGCAGGCTGCGGCTCGTCGGCGACGCGTCGGGCTACGTCGACGCGCTGACGGGCGAGGGGGTCAGCGTGGGACTCGCGCAGGCCGACGCGGTCATCCGGCACCTGGACGACCCCGCCGGGTACGAGCGCGCGTGGCGCCGGGTGACGCGCGACTACCGCGCGCTCACCACCGGGCTGCTCGCCTGGGCGTCGAGTCCTGCCCGCGGGGCGATCGTGCCCGCCGCCTCGCACGTGCCGTGGCTCTACGGCACCGTGGTCGAGCGGCTCGCCCGGTGA
- a CDS encoding SDR family oxidoreductase — MTLVLVTGATGYIGGRLVPELLAAGYRVRVLSRHAERIASRDWADEVEVVEGDATSRPDLRRALDGVDVAYYLIHALGAGPGFADRDRSTARGFAVVARESGVGRVVYLGGLYPAGERLSAHLESRREVEEILLDGGAPTIVLRAAVILGSGSASFEMMRYLTERLPAMVAPRWIDNRIQPIAVRDVLRYLVGAASIPATVSRGFDIGGPDVLTYREMMQRYAAAAGLRRRLIRAVPVLTPRLASHWVGLVTPVPPAIARPLVGSLVHEVVAQEDDIKRYVPDPPGGLVGFDDAVALALTRIRELDVRTSWVSASTPGAPSDPMPDDPDWAGGSLLVDDRSRTVDTTSEALWTVIEGIGGAHGWYSWRLGWVARGIMDRLFGGPGLRRGRRHPHHLAPGDALDWWRVETIDPGRLLRLRAEMRLPGLAWLELSIEGDDGERPTFRQRAIFSPRGLPGQLYWWAISPFHTIVFGGMQRNIARAAEAHGGPPAPGRHRASRSTTVP; from the coding sequence ATGACCCTCGTCCTCGTGACCGGAGCGACCGGGTACATCGGAGGGCGGCTGGTGCCCGAGCTGCTCGCCGCCGGATACCGCGTGCGGGTGCTGTCCCGCCATGCGGAGCGGATCGCGTCGCGCGACTGGGCCGACGAGGTGGAGGTGGTGGAGGGTGACGCGACGTCGCGCCCGGACCTGCGCCGCGCCCTCGACGGCGTGGACGTCGCCTACTACCTGATCCATGCCCTCGGCGCGGGCCCGGGATTCGCCGACCGGGACCGGAGCACGGCGCGCGGCTTCGCCGTCGTCGCCCGGGAATCCGGGGTCGGGCGTGTCGTCTACCTCGGCGGCCTGTATCCCGCCGGCGAACGGCTCTCCGCGCATCTGGAGTCCCGGCGGGAGGTGGAGGAGATCCTGCTCGACGGCGGTGCGCCGACGATCGTGCTGCGCGCCGCCGTGATCCTCGGTTCCGGCAGCGCGTCGTTCGAGATGATGCGCTACCTCACCGAGCGGCTGCCGGCGATGGTGGCGCCGCGCTGGATCGACAACCGGATCCAGCCCATCGCGGTACGCGACGTGCTGCGCTACCTCGTGGGGGCGGCGAGCATCCCGGCCACGGTCAGCCGTGGCTTCGACATCGGCGGGCCGGACGTCCTGACCTATCGCGAGATGATGCAGCGCTACGCCGCCGCCGCGGGCCTGCGGCGCCGGCTGATCCGTGCCGTTCCGGTGCTGACACCGCGCCTGGCCAGCCACTGGGTCGGCCTGGTCACCCCTGTGCCCCCGGCGATCGCGCGACCGCTGGTGGGATCGCTCGTGCACGAGGTGGTCGCCCAGGAGGACGACATCAAGCGGTACGTGCCCGACCCTCCCGGAGGGCTCGTCGGCTTCGACGACGCGGTCGCTCTGGCGCTGACGCGGATCCGCGAGCTCGACGTGCGCACGAGCTGGGTGTCCGCCTCGACCCCCGGCGCCCCCTCCGACCCGATGCCGGACGACCCGGACTGGGCCGGAGGAAGCCTGCTGGTGGACGACCGGTCGAGGACGGTGGACACGACGAGCGAGGCGCTCTGGACGGTCATCGAGGGCATCGGTGGCGCGCACGGCTGGTACTCCTGGCGCCTGGGCTGGGTGGCTCGCGGCATCATGGACCGGCTCTTCGGCGGGCCCGGGCTGCGGCGCGGCCGGCGGCATCCGCACCACCTCGCTCCGGGCGACGCGCTCGACTGGTGGCGGGTGGAGACGATCGACCCGGGCCGCCTGCTCCGGCTGCGCGCGGAGATGCGCCTGCCGGGCCTGGCCTGGCTCGAACTGTCCATCGAGGGCGACGACGGCGAACGGCCGACGTTCCGCCAGCGGGCGATCTTCTCGCCGCGTGGGCTGCCGGGTCAGCTCTACTGGTGGGCGATCAGCCCGTTCCACACCATCGTGTTCGGCGGGATGCAGCGCAACATCGCCCGGGCGGCCGAGGCCCATGGCGGTCCCCCCGCACCTGGGCGTCACCGGGCGAGCCGCTCGACCACGGTGCCGTAG
- a CDS encoding tryptophan-rich sensory protein, whose translation MAQGRHVDRIPRILVTISLVICVIGSMIGVGVFGGTPIASAAGGALASDATPLAPASAAFSIWSVVYLGLTGYTVLQWFPAPTAAATARQRRLRLPVAGTMLLNAAWILVVQAGLLWVSVLVIAALLALLGRVFVILVRSRPSGPLERVLVDGVLGVYLGWVCVATAANVASALVASGFEGASIGPDWWAVAVLVVVGGIGVALAVQGGGRIAVSVAIAWGLAWIAVARWDGAPPSVPAAVAAAVAAAAVLGAAGWAGLGRDAGGRRSAGA comes from the coding sequence ATGGCGCAGGGCAGGCACGTCGACCGGATTCCGCGGATTCTCGTCACGATCAGCCTCGTGATCTGTGTGATCGGCTCGATGATCGGTGTGGGCGTGTTCGGCGGCACGCCGATCGCCTCGGCGGCGGGAGGTGCTCTCGCGTCCGACGCTACCCCGCTCGCACCCGCCTCGGCGGCCTTCTCCATCTGGTCCGTCGTCTACCTCGGGCTGACCGGGTACACGGTGCTGCAGTGGTTCCCGGCGCCCACTGCCGCGGCCACGGCCCGGCAGCGTCGTCTCCGCCTGCCGGTCGCCGGCACGATGCTGCTCAACGCGGCGTGGATCCTGGTGGTCCAGGCCGGCCTGCTCTGGGTGAGCGTGCTGGTGATCGCCGCGTTGCTGGCGCTGCTCGGCCGGGTCTTCGTGATCCTGGTGCGGTCCCGCCCGAGTGGCCCGCTGGAACGGGTCCTCGTCGACGGGGTGCTCGGGGTCTACCTCGGCTGGGTCTGCGTGGCCACGGCGGCCAATGTCGCGTCCGCGCTCGTCGCCTCGGGGTTCGAGGGGGCGAGCATCGGCCCCGACTGGTGGGCCGTGGCCGTGCTCGTGGTGGTCGGCGGGATCGGCGTCGCCCTCGCCGTGCAGGGTGGAGGGCGCATCGCGGTGTCCGTGGCCATCGCCTGGGGCCTGGCCTGGATCGCGGTGGCCCGCTGGGACGGCGCGCCGCCCTCCGTCCCGGCGGCTGTCGCGGCGGCGGTGGCCGCGGCCGCCGTCCTCGGAGCCGCGGGGTGGGCCGGCCTCGGCCGTGACGCCGGCGGTCGCCGGAGCGCCGGGGCATGA
- a CDS encoding cryptochrome/photolyase family protein yields the protein MTDATALIWFRRDLRVADQPTFLAAGRGARALALFVLDPRLMGPAGEARQWFLYGCLRALDQSLNGRLLVVEGDPAQVVPRIAREAGARAVHVAADFGPYGRARDEAVERALNEQGGELIRTGSPYAVAPGRVRTADGGRYRVFTPFRRAWADHGWRPPAATDAGFLDWIDPAALTVEALPIPSRTPVTANLPEPGEAAARRRWEVFRREHLEDYADGRDRPDRPGTSRLSAYLKFGCVHPRTLLAGMAGSSGSGAHSFRGELAWRDFYADVLDQRPDSAHRNYDRSFDALVTDSGPDADRLFAAWQEGRTGFPVVDAGMRQLLAEGWMHNRVRMITASFLVKDLHLPWWRGARHFMRSLVDGDLASNQHGWQWVAGSGTDAAPYFRVFNPVLQGERFDPDGDYVRTYVPELAGIAGKAVHQPWKLPGGPPRGYPAPVVDHRHERAVALERYEPVRAARRRS from the coding sequence ATGACCGATGCCACCGCCCTGATCTGGTTCCGCCGCGACCTCCGGGTCGCCGACCAGCCCACGTTCCTCGCGGCGGGCCGGGGAGCCCGCGCGCTGGCGCTGTTCGTGCTCGATCCTCGCCTCATGGGGCCGGCGGGGGAGGCGCGGCAGTGGTTCCTGTACGGCTGCCTGCGGGCCCTGGACCAGAGCCTGAACGGGCGGCTGCTGGTCGTCGAGGGTGACCCGGCGCAGGTCGTCCCTCGGATCGCTCGCGAGGCGGGGGCGCGCGCGGTGCACGTCGCCGCCGACTTCGGGCCGTACGGCCGGGCGCGGGACGAGGCCGTCGAGCGGGCGCTGAACGAGCAGGGGGGCGAACTGATCCGCACCGGCTCCCCGTACGCGGTGGCGCCGGGCCGGGTCAGGACCGCCGACGGCGGCCGCTACCGGGTCTTCACCCCGTTCCGGCGGGCCTGGGCCGACCACGGATGGCGCCCGCCGGCGGCGACCGACGCCGGCTTCCTCGACTGGATCGACCCCGCGGCCCTCACGGTCGAGGCGCTGCCGATCCCCTCGCGGACCCCCGTCACGGCGAACCTGCCCGAGCCCGGTGAGGCCGCCGCGCGGCGCCGGTGGGAGGTCTTCCGGCGCGAGCACCTCGAGGACTACGCCGACGGCCGGGACCGACCGGACCGGCCCGGCACCTCGCGCCTGTCGGCGTACCTGAAGTTCGGCTGCGTGCACCCGCGAACGCTGCTGGCCGGCATGGCGGGCAGCAGCGGGTCGGGGGCGCACTCGTTCCGTGGCGAGCTGGCGTGGCGCGACTTCTACGCCGACGTCCTCGACCAGCGTCCGGACTCCGCCCACCGGAACTACGACCGCTCCTTCGACGCCCTCGTCACCGACAGCGGGCCGGACGCGGACCGGCTGTTCGCCGCCTGGCAGGAGGGGCGTACCGGGTTCCCCGTCGTCGATGCCGGGATGCGGCAGCTGCTGGCCGAGGGATGGATGCACAACCGCGTGCGCATGATCACCGCGTCGTTCCTCGTCAAGGATCTCCACCTGCCGTGGTGGCGGGGGGCGCGGCACTTCATGCGCTCGCTCGTCGACGGCGATCTCGCCTCCAACCAGCACGGCTGGCAGTGGGTGGCGGGCAGCGGCACGGACGCCGCTCCCTACTTCCGGGTGTTCAACCCGGTGCTGCAGGGCGAGCGGTTCGACCCGGACGGTGACTACGTGCGGACCTACGTGCCGGAGCTCGCGGGGATCGCCGGCAAGGCCGTGCACCAGCCGTGGAAACTCCCCGGGGGACCGCCTCGCGGCTACCCCGCGCCCGTCGTCGACCACCGGCACGAACGCGCGGTGGCGCTGGAGCGGTACGAGCCCGTCCGCGCGGCACGCCGCCGCTCGTGA